Proteins from one Coregonus clupeaformis isolate EN_2021a chromosome 25, ASM2061545v1, whole genome shotgun sequence genomic window:
- the LOC121539330 gene encoding serine/threonine-protein kinase PLK4 isoform X2, with protein MHQIVKGMLYLHTHGIMHRDLTLSNLLLTSNMNLKIADFGLATQLKLPSEKHFTMCGTPNYISPEVATRSAHGLESDVWSLGCMFYAFLMGRPPFDTDTVKHTLNKVVLGEYDMPSHVSQEAQDLIRQLLRKDPAQRPSLSAVLDHPFMTQSLLARTKELGLGEPGSMDSGIATISTACTSSTSGSSRLQRRARHVIGPALPNRMAPIPTLPRPPSSACFEGVEEWQQHSDRVGRSRVVPGGESGRPHSRYLRRTHSSDRSSSSVIPAQGMGQAELERCHSEEMLTGSGRLAFPMSSSYKDTPQPFTEHGRLPSLPVKQTASSGCSYSIQPPHPLNVQLQESEGVQNWFTKEGPFPRHTDVTSHNSSASFHSGREPLGVHNSWSDKPAGRGTSPHLHHNQHHLHTSNTESYRENGQPGHGEELQSLSKPSVEKEKKSLRNVLPPLCASRLKSIRQKTKNAVVSILDTGEVCMELLKGQGPQERGKEVLRISCDGLMVTIYQPNEGKGFPVLDCPPAPPEDILICSYEDLPEKYWKKYQYASKFVQLVKSKTPKVTLYTKYAKCMLMENSPNADLEVCFYDGAKTHKTSELVRVVEKSGKSYTVKGEVGLSGLSPESRLYVELSDEGHSICLSLEAAITAEEQHCAMSTHFFPITIGRRPANPASPCPSFQPAPTDVASPPKPPHITPSMISYDGSDFTSTSVNKNCSPLSVKQDHTTNTGKVLKSVFVPNIGWASQLTSGEVWVQFNDGSQLVVQAGVSCITYTSPEGQTTRYKENEKLPELVKEKLHCLSTILGLLASPAACR; from the exons ATGCATCAAATAGTGAAAGGTATGCTGTACTTGCATACACATGGCATCATGCATCGGGACCTGACCTTGTCCAACCTGCTGCTGACGAGCAATATGAACCTTAAAATAGCTGACTTTGGCCTGGCCACCCAGCTCAAGCTCCCCAGTGAGAAGCACTTCACCATGTGTGGCACACCCAACTATATCTCCCCAGAGGTGGCCACCCGCAGTGCCCACGGCCTGGAGTCTGATGTCTGGTCTCTGGGCTGCATGTTCTACGCCTTCCTGATGGGCCGGCCCCCGTTTGACACAGACACGGTGAAGCACACCCTTAACAAGGTGGTCCTGGGGGAGTATGACATGCCCAGCCACGTGTCCCAGGAGGCCCAGGACCTAATCCGCCAGCTGCTGAGGAAGGACCCTGCGCAGCGGCCCAGCCTGTCTGCCGTACTGGACCACCCCTTCATGACCCAAAGCCTGCTGGCCAGGACCAAGGAGCTGGGCCTTGGGGAGCCAGGCTCCATGGACAGCGGCATCGCCACCATCTCCACAGCCTGCACCTCATCCACCTCAGGCAGCAGCCGTCTCCAGAGGAGAGCCAGACATGTGATTGGACCTGCCCTACCCAACCGCATGGCACCTATCCCCACACTGCCCCGGCCGCCCAGCAGCGCCTGCTTTGAGGGGGTTGAGGAGTGGCAGCAGCACTCCGACAGAGTAGGCAGGAGCAGGGTAGTTCCGGGCGGGGAGAGTGGACGGCCCCACTCCAGGTACCTACGGAGGACTCACTCCTCAGACCGGTCTAGCTCCTCTGTCATTCCAGCCCAAGGGATGGGGCAGGCAGAGCTGGAGAGATGCCACTCTGAGGAGATGCTGACTGGGTCGGGGAGACTGGCCTTTCCCATGTCCTCCAGCTACAAGGACACTCCACAACCCTTCACAGAGCATGGAAGGCTCCCATCACTGCCTGTCAAACAGACAGCTAG CTCAGGATGTTCATATTCCATACAGCCACCACATCCACTAAACGTGCAGTTACAAGAGTCAGAAGGTGTACAGAATTGGTTCACTAAAGAAG GCCCGTTTCCGAGGCACACGGATGTCACCTCTCACAACAGCAGTGCCAGTTTCCATAGTGGCAGGGAGCCTCTAGGTGTACACAACTCCTGGAGTGACAAACCAGCAGGCAGAGGCACCAGTCCTCACCTCCACCACAACCAGCACCACCTCCACACCTCAAACACTGAGTCCTACAGGGAGAATGGGCAACCAGGTCATGGGGAAGAGCTGCAGAGTCTGTCCAAACCAAGTGTAGAAAAGGAGAAGAAGTCCCTGAGAAATGTGCTCCCTCCCTTGTGTGCCTCCAGACTGAAATCCATCAGACAGAAGACAAAAAATGCTGTG GTGAGCATTCTGGATACAGGAGAGGTGTGTATGGAGCTGCTCAAGGGCCAGGGCCCACAGGAGAGGGGCAAAGAGGTCCTCAGGATATCCTGTGATGGTTTGATG GTCACTATTTACCAGCCCAATGAGGGGAAGGGGTTTCCTGTGCTAGACTGTCCCCCTGCTCCTCCTGAGGATATCCTGATCTGCAGCTATGAGGACCTACCGG AGAAGTACTGGAAGAAATACCAGTATGCCTCCAAGTTTGTGCAGCTGGTGAAATCCAAGACTCCCAAAGTCACCCTCTATACCAAGTATGCAAAGTGTATGCTGATGGAGAACTCCCCCAATGCAGACCTGGAGGTGTGCTTCTACGATG GAGCAAAGACCCACAAGACGTCGGAGCTGGTCCGTGTGGTGGAGAAGAGTGGGAAGTCGTATACGGTGAAGGGAGAGGTGGGTCTGAGTGGCCTCAGCCCAGAGAGCAGGCTGTACGTGGAGCTGTCTGACGAGGGCCACAGCATCTGTCTGTCTCTAGAGGCGGCAATCACTGCAGAGGAGCAGCACTGTGCCATGAGCACTCACTTCTTCCCCATCACCATCGGCAG GAGACCTGCCAACCCAGCCTCCCCCTGCCCGTCGTTCCAGCCTGCCCCTACGGATGTGGCATCACCGCCCAAGCCCCCACACATTACTCCTTCT ATGATCTCCTATGATGGGTCTGACTTCACCTCGACTAGCGTGAACAAAAACTGCTCTCCGCTATCGGTCAAACAGGACCACACAACCAACACAGGGAAAGTGCTCAAGTCTGTCTTTGTGCCAAACATTGGTTGGGCATCACAGCTGACCAGTGGAGAGGTGTGGGTGCAGTTCAACGATGGCTCCCAGCTGGTGGTGCAGGCAGGGGTCTCTTGTATTACCTACACGTCCCCAGAGGGACAGACCACCAG